One Apis cerana isolate GH-2021 linkage group LG16, AcerK_1.0, whole genome shotgun sequence DNA segment encodes these proteins:
- the LOC133665606 gene encoding ankyrin repeat domain-containing protein 39 isoform X2, whose protein sequence is MEHNHSYNDHNKCCSISTNVSVHQSLMEMEFERGIWYAAQYNDLDRVKTLLKKGVSANIEDSAGYTALHYAARNGHYKICNMLLENDAAVNAQTRCGRATALHRAAMQGHCNIVELLLKYDANPNLKDADDYTPLHKALIARSTSVCKLLIPCTNLSLLNNNMQSIEQLVNEKFPDILPFLLTYINKEKNK, encoded by the exons ATGGAGCATAATCATAGTTATAATGATCATAATAAATGCTGCAGTATAAGTACTAATGTCAGTGTTCATCAATCTCTAATGGAAATGGAGTTTGAACGTGGTATATGGTATGctg CACAATATAATGATTTGGATCGTGTAAAGACATTATTGAAGAAAGGTGTTTCTGCTAACATAGAAGATTCAGCTGGATATACAGCATTACATTATGCAGCTAGAAACggacattataaaatttgtaatatgttaTTAGAAAATGATGCAGCCGTGAATGCACAAACACGCTGTGGTCGTGCCACTGCTCTACATAGAGCAGCTATGCAAGGTCATTGTAACATTGttgaacttttattaaaatatgatgcaAATCCTAATTTAAAAGATGCTGATGATTATACTCCTTTACATAAAGCACTTATAGCACGCTCAACATcagtttgtaaattattaataccatGCACCAATCTATCAttgttaaataacaatatgcaAAGTATAGAACAATtggtaaatgaaaaatttcctgacattttaccatttttattgacatatataaataaagaaaaaaataaatga
- the LOC133665606 gene encoding ankyrin repeat domain-containing protein 39 isoform X1 codes for MRVNHSGTKSVSILNMEHNHSYNDHNKCCSISTNVSVHQSLMEMEFERGIWYAAQYNDLDRVKTLLKKGVSANIEDSAGYTALHYAARNGHYKICNMLLENDAAVNAQTRCGRATALHRAAMQGHCNIVELLLKYDANPNLKDADDYTPLHKALIARSTSVCKLLIPCTNLSLLNNNMQSIEQLVNEKFPDILPFLLTYINKEKNK; via the exons ATGCGA GTAAATCACTCAGGTACTAAGTCTGTGTCTATATTAAACATGGAGCATAATCATAGTTATAATGATCATAATAAATGCTGCAGTATAAGTACTAATGTCAGTGTTCATCAATCTCTAATGGAAATGGAGTTTGAACGTGGTATATGGTATGctg CACAATATAATGATTTGGATCGTGTAAAGACATTATTGAAGAAAGGTGTTTCTGCTAACATAGAAGATTCAGCTGGATATACAGCATTACATTATGCAGCTAGAAACggacattataaaatttgtaatatgttaTTAGAAAATGATGCAGCCGTGAATGCACAAACACGCTGTGGTCGTGCCACTGCTCTACATAGAGCAGCTATGCAAGGTCATTGTAACATTGttgaacttttattaaaatatgatgcaAATCCTAATTTAAAAGATGCTGATGATTATACTCCTTTACATAAAGCACTTATAGCACGCTCAACATcagtttgtaaattattaataccatGCACCAATCTATCAttgttaaataacaatatgcaAAGTATAGAACAATtggtaaatgaaaaatttcctgacattttaccatttttattgacatatataaataaagaaaaaaataaatga
- the LOC107999748 gene encoding uncharacterized protein LOC107999748 yields MSQSGNAMIGKLANVINDENYYYVGVKASPFANDCVVFGLNSDEILALSKRFPNSGSDVVNGVMIKGPPFSIINALAELGYRVICSTGEAEILWTLQREL; encoded by the exons ATGTCGCAATCAGGAAATGCAATGATCGGAAAATTAGCCAATgtaataaatgatgaaaattactattatgtTGGTGTAAAAGCATCTCCATTTGCAAATGATTGTGTTGTCTTTGGTTTAAATTCGGATGAAATTTTGGCTCTTTCCAAGCGTTTTCCGAATTCTGGATCAGATGTGGTCAACGGTGTTATGATCAAAG gaCCACCTTTTTCCATCATTAATGCCTTGGCAGAATTAGGATATCGAGTTATTTGTAGCACGGGGGAGGCCGAAATACTTTGGACATTGCAAAGGGAATTGTAA